The Fusarium falciforme chromosome 7, complete sequence genome window below encodes:
- a CDS encoding Na-H-Exchanger domain-containing protein produces MPVLNLSELNIVLSVLGAFTVLYGIISVKIKQAWYLGEALPAVFFGIILGPLVAKFIESEKWGSATPGQTNAITLGVARVMIGVQLVIAGYQLPAKYNLTRWKEMALCLLPIMTVMWLCTTACIMLTIPKVTLLAALVIGSCVTCTDPILSQAIAKGPFADKYVARPLREIISSEAGANDGFGFPFLMLATYLIQHADIAGAGAGAGAGAEAGHSTAHALMARAGEVGRLGGGPMEALKQWLVETWLYTIVLSIAYGAIVGYGSCKGIRLALKWKWIDNESYVLFPTALGLFIVGTCGALGTDDLLACFVAGSALNWDGHYLRETEIRHDEVNSCVDVLLNFGGFMYIGAILPWSDFNDPTGTGITWSRLLALGLLVLIFRRLPAIFAFYKLMPDVCASWKEALFMGYFGPIGAGAVFYVEHARHLFPHDGEGDEEETNLVRAMGPTVYWLVLFSIIVHGLSIPALNIFYHYTGKTPIKDDAVELRRISMRITPPANAVAGDQDTFIAYNRFSRHLGGNVANLPIARSATEDQGFSDDEDLGKGRPSQGKKGGLAWV; encoded by the exons atgcCCGTCCTGAACCTTAGCGAGCTCAACATCGTGCTCAGCGTCTTAG GCGCCTTCACGGTTCTCTATGGCATCATCTCGGTTAAGATCAAGCAGGCTTGGTATCTTGGTGAAGCCC TCCCTGCCGTCTTCTTTGGAATCATCCTCGGGCCTCTGGTGGCCAAGTTCATCGAGAGCGAGAAATGGGGCTCCGCCACCCCAGGCCAGACCAACGCCATCACTCTG GGCGTCGCCCGGGTCATGATCGGCGTCCAGCTCGTCATCGCAGGCTACCAGCTCCCGGCCAAGTACAACCTTACGCGGTGGAAGGAGATGGCCCTCTGCCTCCTCCCCATCATGACCGTCATGTGGCTCTGCACGACGGCCTGCATCATGCTCACTATCCCTAAGGTGACCTTACTCGCCGCCCTCGTCATCGGCTCCTGCGTGACCTGCACCGATCCTATCCTCTCGcaggccatcgccaagggcCCCTTTGCCGATAAGTACGTCGCTCGTCCGCTGCGCGAGATCATCTCCTCCGAGGCCGGCGCCAACGACGGGTTCGGCTTCCCGTTCCTGATGCTCGCCACGTACCTCATCCAACATGCCGATatcgctggcgctggcgctggcgccgGCGCCGGAGCCGAGGCTGGTCACTCTACTGCCCATGCTCTGATGGCTCGGGCCGGTGAGGTCGGACGCCTCGGCGGTGGGCCTATGGAGGCCCTCAAGCAGTGGCTCGTCGAAACCTGGCTGTACACGATCGTCTTGTCCATCGCCTACGGGGCCATTGTTGGATATGGATCCTGCAAGGGGATTCGCCTTGCTCTCAAATG GAAGTGGATCGACAACGAGTCCTACGTCCTCTTCCCGACCGCCCTGGGCCTTTTCATCGTCGGAACCTGCGGAGCCCTCGGCACCGACGACCTCCTGGCCTGCTTCGTCGCCGGCAGCGCCCTGAACTGGGACGGCCACTACCTCCGCGAGACCGAGATCCGCCACGACGAAGTCAACTCGTGCGTCGACGTCCTGCTCAACTTTGGCGGATTCATGTACATCGGCGCTATCCTACCCTGGTCCGACTTCAACGACCCCACCGGCACCGGCATCACCTGGAGCCGCCTCCTAGCGCTGGGCCTCCTGGTCCTTATCTTCCGCCGGCTGCCCGCCATCTTTGCCTTTTATAAGCTCATGCCGGACGTCTGTGCTAGCTGGAAGGAAGCCCTCTTCATGGGTTACTTCGGCCCCATCGGCGCCGGTGCCGTCTTCTATGTTGAGCACGCCCGACATCTGTTCCCGCACGACGGCGAaggcgatgaggaggagacgaACCTCGTCCGGGCCATGGGTCCGACCGTCTACTGGCTCGTGCTATTCTCCATTATCGTCCACGGGCTGTCGATCCCGGCCCTCAACATCTTCTACCACTACACCGGCAAGACGCCCATCAAGGACGATGCTGTCGAGCTGCGGCGCATTTCTATGCGCATCACGCCGCCTGCCAACGCGGTCGCGGGCGACCAGGATACCTTTATCGCGTACAACCGCTTTAGCCGTCACCTGGGCGGCAATGTCGCCAACTTGCCGATTGCTAGGTCCGCTACTGAGGACCAGGGGTtctcggacgacgaggaccttGGCAAGGGACGGCCATCTCAGGGAAAGAAGGGCGGTTTGGCATGGGTTTAA